One window of Cydia fagiglandana chromosome 19, ilCydFagi1.1, whole genome shotgun sequence genomic DNA carries:
- the LOC134673711 gene encoding probable enoyl-CoA hydratase, whose translation MRMLIKKVASASNLSFIRLTAIRLSSSDSKAKSQEKESPKPELEEAAIKKNIVVEKYGGIMTLNIDRQTTRNSLDEPTLREMAAALDAFDKDAEAKVLVFNGEGGSFCSGFDMDEMSEKGYYVLKDAASRLLRRPLCDKPTIAAVTGFAVAEGFELALACDLRVIEDTAVMGFLGRRFGVPSTLYGGRRLTSLIGLSQALDLLMTGRLVSGTEAHQKGLAAKVTATGTALGESIKLAKSISKFPQNALMMDKLAAVNSQLNPNSEESMRDEAVMQSLLGAALEDLKEGVKKFQDGIGKHGKFHNLTEVPVEDWELENTVEETVVTHDVDKKK comes from the exons ATGAGAATGCTAATAAAGAAAGTGGCTTCGGCCTCAAATTTATCGTTCATTCGGTTAACCGCAATAAGATTGAGTTCCAGCGATTCAAAAGCCAAGTCTCAAGAAAAAGAAAGTCCTAAGCCGGAGCTAGAGGAAGCAGCGATAAAAAAAA ATATTGTAGTTGAAAAGTATGGCGGTATAATGACTCTGAACATAGACCGTCAGACGACTCGCAACAGCCTGGACGAGCCCACACTGCGGGAGATGGCGGCCGCCTTAGATGCATTCGACAAGGATGCTGAGGCCAAGGTGCTGGTGTTCAACGGAGAGGGTGGCTCGTTCTGCTCCGGGTTCGATATGGACGAGATGAGCGAGAAGGGATATTATGTGCTGAAAGATGCTGCT TCCCGGTTGCTACGGCGCCCTCTATGTGATAAGCCAACAATAGCCGCCGTCACCGGCTTCGCTGTAGCCGAGGGCTTCGAACTAGCGCTGGCGTGCGACCTGCGGGTCATAGAGGACACCGCTGTTATGGGGTTCCTCGGCCGAAGGTTCG GAGTGCCCTCAACGCTGTACGGCGGCCGCAGACTTACATCCCTCATTGGTCTGTCACAAGCTTTAGACTTGCTTATGACCGGCAGACTCGTCTCCGGGACAGAGGCCCACCAGAAAGGCCTGGCTGCTAAAGTCACCGCTACTGGCACAG CCCTAGGAGAATCaataaaactggccaagtcCATATCGAAGTTCCCCCAAAACGCGCTGATGATGGACAAGCTAGCCGCGGTCAACTCCCAACTGAACCCGAACAGTGAGGAGTCTATGCGCGACGAGGCGGTCATGCAGAGTCTACTGGGCGCTGCTCTGGAGGACTTGAAGGAGGGCGTCAAGAAATTCCAAGATG GAATCGGTAAGCACGGGAAGTTCCACAATCTGACAGAAGTTCCGGTAGAAGATTGGGAGTTGGAAAAC